A stretch of the Thermoanaerobaculia bacterium genome encodes the following:
- a CDS encoding ABC transporter permease, whose translation MFDLDHLQEIWTALSKNRLRTFLTAFGVFWGIFLLVLLLGSGNGLKNGMDAGFSGAATNSFFAWGMRTSKPFAGLPAGRSIEFTNADIEELRRQVPEAKVIAPRLQLGGHRGGATATRGIQTGSYSIMGDMPEIQTIQSLVVPRGRFLNHLDIEEKRKVAVIGSRVHEVLFEPEEDPLGQGIRINGVEFQVVGLFRSRQSGNDGDRDAETIFVPFSTYQQAFNAANRVHWMAVTSVDGVKASVVEKKVLDILRARHKVSPEDNRGIGHWNLEEEYEKIQGLFTGIKLLMWIVGVGTLAAGAIGVSNIMLIIVRERTKELGIRRAIGATPWKVQGQIVFEAVLLTLGSGLLGLSAGVGLLELVNRLLPPAVPGGEPQMFQNPGVTLEAAVLALAVLVASGVLAGLAPARRAVAITPMEALRS comes from the coding sequence CCGCCTGCGGACCTTTCTCACCGCCTTCGGCGTCTTCTGGGGCATCTTCCTGCTCGTTCTCCTCCTGGGCTCCGGCAACGGCTTGAAGAACGGCATGGACGCCGGCTTCTCGGGCGCCGCGACCAACAGCTTCTTCGCCTGGGGGATGCGTACCAGCAAGCCGTTCGCGGGCCTCCCTGCCGGGCGCTCGATCGAGTTCACCAACGCCGACATCGAAGAGCTCCGCCGCCAGGTGCCGGAGGCCAAAGTCATCGCGCCGCGCCTCCAGCTGGGCGGCCACCGCGGCGGCGCGACCGCGACCCGCGGCATCCAGACGGGCTCCTACAGCATCATGGGCGACATGCCCGAGATCCAGACCATCCAGTCGCTCGTCGTGCCGCGCGGCCGTTTCCTCAATCACCTGGACATCGAGGAGAAGCGCAAGGTTGCGGTCATCGGCTCCCGCGTTCACGAGGTGCTCTTCGAGCCCGAAGAGGACCCTCTCGGCCAGGGCATCCGGATCAACGGCGTCGAGTTCCAGGTCGTCGGCCTCTTCCGCTCCCGCCAGAGCGGCAACGACGGCGATCGCGACGCCGAGACGATCTTCGTGCCGTTCTCGACCTACCAGCAGGCGTTCAACGCCGCCAACCGGGTCCACTGGATGGCGGTGACCTCGGTCGATGGCGTCAAGGCCTCGGTGGTCGAGAAGAAGGTCCTCGACATTCTCCGCGCGCGTCACAAGGTCTCGCCGGAGGACAACCGCGGCATCGGACACTGGAACCTCGAAGAGGAGTACGAGAAGATCCAGGGCCTCTTCACCGGCATCAAGCTCCTGATGTGGATCGTCGGCGTGGGGACCCTCGCCGCCGGCGCCATCGGGGTCTCGAACATCATGCTGATCATCGTCCGCGAGCGCACCAAGGAGTTGGGGATCCGGCGCGCGATCGGCGCGACGCCGTGGAAGGTGCAGGGGCAGATCGTCTTCGAGGCGGTGCTCCTCACCTTGGGCTCGGGGCTCCTCGGGCTCTCGGCCGGCGTCGGGCTCCTCGAGCTCGTCAATCGCCTGCTGCCGCCGGCGGTGCCGGGCGGCGAGCCGCAGATGTTCCAGAACCCGGGCGTGACGCTTGAGGCGGCGGTCCTGGCGCTCGCCGTGCTGGTCGCCTCGGGCGTCCTCGCCGGCCTCGCACCGGCGCGCCGGGCGGTCGCCATCACGCCGATGGAAGCCCTGCGCAGTTGA